GATGCAGTAATCGTTGCGGACGCGGATGAGAAACACTATTTGCCCAATGCGGGTGATGCGAAGCTGTTATACGTTGGCTGTACACGGGCGTTGCACGAATTGTGGTTATTCCACGACGGCCAGCTGCCAGACTATGCTGCTGCAACCCACAATCCGGAAGGCGAGTCTGTTGCCATTCAGGGTTGGCCTGACAGCGAGGCAGAGTGAATCCTTGTTGTTGAACATAGCATTAATATAGAAAGGGCATGGCGCTGTTAAAACGCCATGCTCTTTCTGCGTTCTCATATGAGTTTTATTTTCGAGTGGCTCACCTCAAGTTTCGCTGTTGTTCTTCTACTGGTCAACTTGCAGGTGTGTGTTGGGGCGACCCCGGTTTATCCAAAACTGACTTATGACTGGCGGGATGGCGGTTAACCAGGAAAATGCCCAGACAGATCATTACCCCGCCTGCACCCACAATCCAGCCGACATGCTCTTCCAACAAGACGAAGCTCGACAGTAGTCCAAACAGCGGCGCCAGAAAAAGAAAGGAACTGGTTTTGGCCGGATCGGTGTTCTGCAGCAAATAAAACCAGAGGGTGAATTGAATGATGGAACAGAAAGTGGTCAGCCATACCAGGACAACGATGGATGTTGTATTTACGATAAAATGAGGCTGCTCTGTAAACACACTTAGTAGAAGCAGTACTGCCCCTCCAGCGAGCATTTGGTAAGCGGTAAGTACAAATGTATCATGAGCAGCTCCCCAACGTTTAATGAGCAACGTAGATACAGCAAAAGAGACAGCGCCGCCGAAGCCAATCCACGTTCCAGGACTCATACTCAGATGGAATCCAAAGGTTAACGCCACTCCGACCAATCCGAGCACCACACCGGTCCACTGGCTAAAACGATAGGACACTCCATATAGAGCAGCACTCAGGATGATGACAAGCAACGGATTCGTAAAGGTGATAATAGCAGACTCTCCCGAACTGATCCAGTTCATGCTGTAGTAGGCACAGCCCATCACTCCTGCCGACTGGAACA
Above is a window of Paenibacillus sp. E222 DNA encoding:
- a CDS encoding DMT family transporter, which produces MKPLKYTLLILVTTLIMGTSFPVGKIGMMYAPPFLLMGLRYILAGALLAWIIRKRPMPVGWKQWMQVAVIGLFQSAGVMGCAYYSMNWISSGESAIITFTNPLLVIILSAALYGVSYRFSQWTGVVLGLVGVALTFGFHLSMSPGTWIGFGGAVSFAVSTLLIKRWGAAHDTFVLTAYQMLAGGAVLLLLSVFTEQPHFIVNTTSIVVLVWLTTFCSIIQFTLWFYLLQNTDPAKTSSFLFLAPLFGLLSSFVLLEEHVGWIVGAGGVMICLGIFLVNRHPASHKSVLDKPGSPQHTPAS